GAATAAGCAATTAACGAAAGGGGGGCTGGGCTGGTTGGGAAAAAAAACCATCATCATCTGCCCCCACCGAAGGCCCTGCCCTGTGATCCATCAGCGTTCCAAGCTACCGCCAGTCCACAGCTTGTGAGGAACATTGTTCAACCCAGAATGGATACCCCCATTAAGCATTACTCTCAGACATGCCCCACACCTTTTTCTCTGACGACAAACAGCTTAGAGCAGAAATCTCTGAGAGAGAATATCACGATAGAATAACTGAGAGGCAGTCTTCGATAACACGGGCAGAATTTCCTTCGTCTGTTGCAGAGGGACTACAAATTAAGCAGCCATTTCAGACATGGCCTGATGCATACATACTCCTATCGAAAATGACAGGTACAGACGCACCATAATTTACAGATCCAGTTCCATGCCCTACGTACACTACCACCAACTGGCCTAACATAATTCCGCTGCCACCGGGACCCAGGAAAACTTCGTTTCCAGGAGCTTACAGAGCTGTTGGCTTCAAACCAGCGCCGTTCCGTCGTACTTGATTCAAAACTGGATCAGCAAAACTGGTTCTTAGGAATAGGAATGAGACCTGCCCGCCTGCTCGCACCTTCTTGAAATTCAGCATTGCTGTTTCCTGAAGAGCAATTCTTCAAGAAAGATGACAAGTCGTTTGCCAACCAGACATGTAAGAGCTCGAAGGATGGTCCTCCTAGAAACAAGAGGAGATATTCAAAAGTATCAATATTTCAATTTATTCTCATGATACATGAACACGATACAGTGAACCTAGGAGAACGCTCAAAAGAagcagcctatatatctttttctGCGAATACGAAAGCTTGCATATCTTTTCATTGATAGAAGAAGTTGAAATGAGAACAAAGGGAGGGTACATCACATGGCACAACCACAAGATGGCGCAAACATGATGCCTGGAGTAGAGAGACGTGGGATGCTCGGCCCAGACAGAAGCTACAACACAGCGCAAAACTACCCAATCTCGAAACCCACTACTGGGCATACCACGAGCAATCAAGACGACACCTTCATGAAGGGAAACGACACCGTGACGTCGCCGTCGTCCGATCCGAGGAACCAGACCTCgaacctagggtttcccctggtgCTCGAAGAGGGCACGGAGAAAGGCCGTGGCAGCGCCTCGAAGAAGGTGACAGCACCCGAAGGTGTCGCCGCTGCCAGCATCAGCAAGCCAAGCAGGGATTTCGCCCCGGCCTATGTCCAAACAATCCCAAAGCCGCAAGACAGGATCCGAAGACGTGGAACATGTTGTAGGCCGCCACTGAAGGGGAGCTACGCCCGCCGCCGAAGGATGGCAACGAGCGCCGCCTGACGCGCGTGCGTTGGATCTGGCGAAGGAGGGACAATGCAAGGGGTGGCGGTGGTTTTTCCCATGAAATTCCTGTCGCGTGCCAAACAAAGGGTGGTTGAAGAGTAGGTTGCTACTTTCTGACTTCCTCCGAAATAAAAATGAAGGTTTTTTTAGCCTTTCAAATTTGATCCAAAATGTAGCTCCTACACCCCCTATGCACTTTTATTTGGCTGTTCCAATTTAGATCCTCATTTATACCGCGTCGAAAGCTCCCAGACAAGGTGGGGTCTAGGGAAGGGAATTTATAGATAGCCTTACCCTTACACAATAATTCTGCAAGGAGGCTGGTTCAAACCCAAGACCCCCAGGCCACAAGTGGAGAGGTTCTACCACTACGCCAGGTCCAACCTTCCTAGCCACTCACTTATCATAAAGAAGAATGAGCCTGTAACTCTAGCATTTATTGTATTTAGGAGAAAAAGGGAAAGTATTTGAAATAAAGGAATGGTAATATGGCATGTTACCAATAATACTTGAATAAAATTCTAAAAGGACGTATATTTTCGATACAAGGTAGTGTCTTTTACAGCTCTATACATTTATAGATTTACTACAAAATACACCCTGTTTCCTCTACCATCAAAATTAATGCCAGTACATTGCTGGATTCAGCACAACATTATCAATAAACTAGCGATAGAAGTTCCTCTCTCCAAATATAGTTACATAATACTAAACCCATTTGTCTTTACTCTGGAGCCTCAATCCAGTAAACGTTCAGTAGCCATTTCcagttaatttgataaatgccactccaaatctggcgatcccgagaaatgccactgcaattccaaactttgaaaaatgccatttcatgccatttccagtggcatttttcgaagtctggagtggcgtttttcaaagtttgcaaaaattgcagtggcatttttcaaagtttggaaattgcagtggcatttttatgaatcgccataattggagtggcatttatctaattaaCCCAAAATTATACACCACATTAGTCTAGCGGAGAGCTTATCATTTCATTCCCCCCAAAATATTGCTCCTTCTACATTATGATAATGATATACGACATTGTGTGCGTGTCTGCATTGTGGTAAACTGTTCAAATAGAAAAAGAAAGTGCAAAGTAGCTGCATTGTGATAACTCTCTGAATCAACAGGCCATGCTATTACTGATAGCAGATGGTATGTTCTTAATAAGAATAGAACTCAATGATAGGTCCACTAATTTAGTAGCTGAACCTTCGAAAAGAATCAGTGACTTTGTTTAGTCCATTTCACAGAAACTTACATCAGGAAAACAAAAATCATGCATGTAAATAGTTATTCAAAAATAAGCATCAACAACTAAAGTTAATTGTTCATAATTTTACCCATGTGAATGGTGCACAAAATATAGGAGCTGGTAACATGTAAAACTTGTGTAGATATGTCAGCTTCAAAAACTGAATATATTATCACATTAATAATATGAAATGAATAAAAAAGGAAGATACTGGATAACATTTGAGAATAAATAATCTTACTGTATGGTAGTCTCAGCAACATCAAGGGAATATACCATGAAAGATTTATAACTTACACAATATGGAGTCTGCCTTCACTAAGCTCAGCAAGTTTGGTATCTGCAACCAAACACGGGCAGTAACCTCGTTTATGTGCTTAGATTTTGTTTTGTTGCCTCCATTTTCAACAATAACTCCCTAATGTTATCTTTCATCCTTGTTTTCATGCTGAGAAATTGATGGTACGATCTTTCAATGACTTGAAGTTCTTCAATGTTTTGCTTGCGCCTCTCTTGCAACTCATTTATGTGGAGTTCAGTCATTTGAGTAGCATAATGTTCTTCAATGCGTGCATATTTTACCATCACGATATTTTTCAGACTCTCAGCTTCTTTACGTGCTTCATTGGCACGTTCCTGGTACATATTTGCTTCAGCCTGCTTTAACCTCACTAGACTATCCAGTTCATCAGAAACTGGCTTATTATTGACCGCCTGAAATCCAGTTTCAGCTATTTTTCTAGACATCGATTGGTTCCCAGTAGTAGAAACAACACCTGCTTTTTGTAGGAACGGGACTCCTTCTAAGGTAACTGATGGTAACCATGTTGCCGTTCGACTCGAACTAGGAATCCCATTTATTCCTTCAGCAATGCTGCATGGAATGCCCTTTAGTGGCACTAATGGACCACTGCCCATGTTAGGATTGTCATCTGGAATTAGAAACAGAGCGTTAGCAAGATATAATTTGCCGATCGATGACAGCTTGCACTCGTATTTACACCAGTTTTGAAAGCATGGACCACAAAATCTGTAGTACTGGAGAATCCTTAATGAGAAAGCCTACAAGCTGGGTAACTGTTATTGGTTTGAAGATCAAGCACGGTTGACGTTAACATGGTTACTAGTCTTATATGTCTAGAAATATATAAGTAAAAGCAAGAACTGAACAAGCATGGCAATGTTAACTATTATCTCTCACTACTTATGGTAGCGGCTTACCAGAAAAGAATGCGATGACATATTTGATGACTTCAGAATAATAACCCCTGTTTTCCAATTTAATCAGCATCTGCTTGACAAAGTCCCTGACTCTCCTACCCCTTGCATCATCACTTGCAGAGAAGATCCTTTCCACATATTGAAGCTCTCTGATCAGAGCCTCCACCCTCCATTGTTTAGCACATGTTCGGAAGACTTCTTTCACAAAACCATACATCTCTGATGGATGTCCACAAGCACCGCAATGAAACTGCATTTCATTAGTACCATGTGCCCTAGAACCAGCTCCCCCCTTTCGAATAAGGGAGTGGCGTAAGCCACAATCCGTATGGCACCAATGAAGACAGACATCACAGCCAACCCAACTACATGTATTAGATGCCGTGTCAAACTTCAAGCAGACAATGCACATGCAAGAACTACAGAAGCCAGTCTTCTGCTTACAAATTTTACAATCACAATCAACCACTGGTAGAACGCTTTGGCATGAGAGATTGCGgcatttcaaattcaaaaaaatgtcaACCAAATCAGGTGTAGCAATGCTACTGCTTTTCTTTAAAAAATCTGGAAGACCCGTCCTTATAGCAACAAGTATCTCCAACAGCACCCGTGGACACCTTTGCAGTATTTCACTATTCAAGTCTGATCGTTTTTTAAGTGCCTCCTGCAACGCTACTATTTGTCCTCTTTTATCAGCATTAATTATGATCTCAGAAATGGCCTCCCTCAAATATGCTCTAGAATTGCCTGTCATCTCTTGAAGCATCCTTCCTGTATAATTCAGAGGGTCTGAAACAATCTTGGAAATAACCCTCTCAACAACACCAGCACCATTCAGAACAAGCTGTTCCTCATGCTGTAGCTCACCCCTTGAAAGACTGCTGCTACTTCTCTCTCTTGTGAGCTGCCTTCTATGTCTACTATGTCCCAATCCAGCATCAAGCGAACCATGATTATGTGCTGTCGACAGGACTGGCGATAGCCCATTGTTCTGCATGTTCACACCAACCAAAGTGTTATCTGACAAATGACCATTTTGGAGTACTTTCTGAAGTAGCGGGGTGGGGTTCCCTTTCTCGGTAGATATGTTTGACGACAACTCTACTTGCCATCCTGTGCTATTGCTCACCTGATCAACTCCTTGAAACAAAGGTTTACTGCCTACTGAGTGCTCACAATTGTCCAATGACCGTTGAGTATGTGAGAAACTAGGGTTGCGAACAAATGCTTGAGAATTGGTCAATGATACGGAAGCTGTTATTCCATCTGAATTTGTGCAgaatgatgatgacgacgacgacaacTGGGAGCATGGTCCATGGGCTAGAGAATCAGGTCTGGGAACAGAACTTTTGAATTCAGGATCCTGTAAACGACCTGACAAGCTTAGTGAAAGATCGAGTCTCCCTATCTTGAGTGTGTCATCTTCCTGCTTTACGGAAGTAGTGCTTGTAGATTTCCATGCTTCTTTTTGGTCTGTGTCAGGCTGCAATCCTATGTCAAAACCTCTCCCCGCTAAAGTACCACCACCTGCCTTATTAAGGACATCAAATGCTATACCCTTTCCTTTATCTTCAGCCCTTGGCTTCTCCATAATCAGATCCAAAGTCGTGCCCTCTTCCTCAGTATCCTTAATATGGTCCTTGGGTGGTTGAAGGAAAGCACCAGTACCTGCAAGTTTGGCCTCCAGATCAACATGTATTACTTGTTTCGCAACGATTTCATTCTCAGCTGCTGCCTCTTTTTCTTCTACAACTTCAGTTTTGTCAAGCGCAACTCTATTTTCACAACCGTACCTCTCGAGTCCCTCTTCCACTGGCTGGGATGCGATAGATTCAGTTGTTTCATCAATCTTCTTGTCTCTAACATTTCCTATTTCAGTTTCTTTAATTTCTTGAGACTCTTGGCAGAGAGAAGTCATGACATCTTCCTGGAGCATAGTAGATGAGCTGCTCTTTCCAGCTATGTCAAGCGCATTGGCAGTTAGTTCTTTCGTGGTTACTGTCTCATTCATTGCTTCCTCCAGCATAACGGATGACTTGCTATCTCCTAGCAAATTAATGGTATTAGCAGATAGCGGTGTGTCCTCTTCATGCACCGCTTCCTTCAGCATACTGAAAGAACTGGCCTCTTTCGGCGCATCTGTAATATTGGCAGCTACATCTACATATTTCACTTCCTCCTGCATCGCCCCCTGCAGGATACTGGACGAAGCGCAATATCCAACATCGCCACCGGCATTGATGTTTCCATCTGTTGATTCTTTAGGAAGAACTTTCTGCAGCGTAGTCGATGAACTGCCAATCCAAACAATATCATCATCACTAGCAGTCTCGCCTAATGCCATTACTACATCCTGCAGTGATTCTTTTTGTGTGCTGGATGAAGTACCCTTCCCAACATCATTGACAGCAATGGCAGTTTCAACTTGTGTTGTCACTTCTTCCATGGTAGCATCCTTGAGGATACCAGATGAAGTGCTCTGCCCACCCACATCAGCAGCATTGGCACCATCTTGTCGTGTAACCACTTCCTCATGGCGCGCTTCCAGCTGCATAGCGGAGGAAGTGCTCTCTCCACCTTGATCAACGGCACTGGCAGCTTCATCTCCTCCACACACTTTCTCTGTGACATCCGATGCTGATTTCTCATGCTGTGTGTTTGTTACTTTCCCTGTGACATCCGATGCTGATTTCTCATGCTGTGTGTTTGCTGCTTTCCCTGTGACATCCGATGCCGATTTCTCATGCTGTGTGTTTGCTGCTTTCCCTGTGACATCCGATGCTGATTTCTCATGCTGTGTGCTTGCTACTTTCCCTGTGACATCCGATGCTGATTTCTCATGCTGCGTGGTTATTACTTTCCCTGCTTCTGCGGCTGCATCATCCCTGATCTTCCCTTTCTCCTTCCCCAAGTTGTCGGCAGCTTGAGTTCTCAAATCCACTCTTAGTCTCGGCCCAGGAGAATCCACTTTCTTCAACTCGCATCTCTTACTAGTTCCCTTGTCATCAGGACGGCCTGAGTCAACCCACTTCTGATGCTCCGCGGCGGCAGGGGGAGGCGGGGCTTTGGTGCCCGGATCTGGCGCGACTTCCCCTTCCTCGATCTCACCGGCGCCGCAGTTGTGCTTCCTCAACTTGTCCCCCTTGGGACCATCTATCCTCCTCCTGGGCTCACTGGGAGACCGGCGAGGGGGCGTAGGCGGCGACGGCGCCTGCCGCCTGGCCGCAGACTTGTGGCCGTCCAAGCCGTGCGGATCCCTCCAGGGGCCACCCGGACGCCGCcacgccgagccgccgccgccgccgccgctgccgctcgCGTCCCAGCGCGACCGGTCCCGGTCGGCGCGGAACCCCTTGGGGAACTCGCGGCGGAAGCCGGAGAAGCTCTCGGAGCGGTGCATCGCGCGGTCTCCGCCATAGGCCCGCGGCGAGGGGGAGTCCCGGTAGCGGTGGTCGTAGAACCTgccgccgccgaagccgcccCGGCGGTCGAACTCGTCGCTCTCGTACtccgcggggcggcggcgcggcggcggcggggacggcgggcCCCCACGGTCGTAGAACCTCCGCCTGTCGCCGTCCGGGTCGTCGTCGTCGACGTAGGACGACCGCTGGCGCTTCATGCCAGATCGGCCCGccgaggagggggggggggggggggggggggcgggggctGCCGCTGAGGGGGGATAAGGAAGGAGCGGGTGGGGGTGTACGGGCGAATGCGTGCGCGAGGTGGCCGCTGCTGCTCGCGTCGCCTCCGCTTGCGTCCGTCCGGCTCACTCCTCCCCTCTTCCTCCCGGCCACTCCTCTCGCCTCCTGGTCGCGGTCAACGGGCGTCACCCAGATTTGGACCCGGGTCTCGGAGCCGGCCGCCCCTGCTTCCTCGTCTCTTTCTTTTTTACCGCCGACGGAGCGCTCCCGTGGGTTCTGGCGCGCGGGAGTCGCTCGGCCGGGGCCCGCCTTCGTAGATGGTAGCAAGCGCAGCGGATCCGGCGCCGAACAGGGGACGCGGGGCCGGGCGTCGTGGCGCGGTGGCGCGTGGCGAACGGCGATGGTGGACTCGGGGGGGTGGATGTGGTGGGGTTGGTGGCGCGCTGGGATGCGGCTGGGGCATGATGGGTCGTGTCGTGCGGAGTCGGAGGCCTCGGGTGGCGTGGTGCGGTGGAGTGATCTCTGATGTGTGAGCCAGAAAGGTCAGCTTTTGACTGGCGTTTGCGTGCGGAGGATAGCATGGGCATCAGCGTCTCCCGACCCCCGCGCGGGTGACTTGTCCCGTCGTCCCCGCAAATCCAGATTCCAGTGGAGCGGAGCCAATCGGCCGAGTGGAGCTCTGCcacggcaaatttgacaattttgacctgaAAACGAAATAAaaattcacagaatgaactgggtgcgaaactatttcacacctaacccttttgtgtagcgtccgccacgccggcgccacaccctacggtgtagcgcctagctccggggcgttgcacctctgtccatcgtggcagcccatgggcccgcacccagcactgcaacgcctccgagctaggcgctgcacctgtatgcagcgcctagccgctaggcgctgcactgtgacttatctgcaaacgcgccagccctctcctcccccacccTCCCCATTGGCAGTTACAGAAAAACAGGGCGGCGGCCATCTGcactccccctctcaatcccctctcccaaatccttccgatccgacgatttggtccgtgcatttcttcaccaatccatcgtagaaggtactctcctccgatccccttctttctatccatagaaaatattatattttgaagatttggggaacccttgtttgaatcttgcatgtattagaTTTGGGCAACTTTTGTTTGAATCTTGCATATATTAGATTAGGGGAACCCTCGTTAGATTAGAATGTGGTTTGGATAGATAGGTTGACATGTTATTTATATAgtttggatacatagattgacatgttatttctATGGAGAAGTTATTTGTATGAAGTAGGCCTAGTTTAGTTTATTTGTACTAAAATTATACTCGTATTGAGAAAAATGCTTTGGATACATATgctttgaatcttgcatgtagtaggcctactttagtttttttgaattgaaaagataatcgtgttgacaagaatgctttgttgaaattgttaggatggtttggcttctcgatgatcattgggacaaacaacaccggtcgtacgctatgtcggtgcagcagcgggtaatactgaaagtggccggtgttatgaatttcgtatgttttttcaaacacaaatgccccatatgtaatgttatgatttgtttgtttgtaggagcttgcacctctgaagcttcggtctcacgggatcagccttggagggatgcgctatgatgagcggtacacaccttatgttagggaggcaggacttctccctttcattgagttggtccgccggtcgacgccacccaacaatgctgcagcactcaccgcgcttattgatcattggaggccggagacacacactttccatcttcggaccggggagatgaccgtgacgctgcaggatattgctatgatcaccggtcttcCTATCGATGGCAATCCTTTATGTATGAACACCGATTCTGAAGGGTGGCGCGCGCAGATGCAAGCCCTTATCGGTATGGTTCCTCCGGAGCCTCGGGAGCCAGAAAGGGAACataagaagaaggaaagagtcgcagggatggaatggtccattgtctctgacaaatgatatttgtcgagatcacccacattgttgtcatggagatcaacttcattgtcatcgtccgcatactcatcattgtcctcttgcaaagattcatcttggttgtttctataagggctcaatgttggcctcacttcttgggtcaaaagaggttcaacaatttcatctcgcttcaaggatggggggctactagcaaccaaaggggaggggttccggttcaagtccaaatgcaaacttgaatcaaccttcttcgttgcaaataactcaagagccttgtctagtgattcggccaccgtctccttgtatgcaacccaacgttgctccgagtttacacgcattgtcttccaacggatgtgcattccaaaaccaacatta
This genomic window from Aegilops tauschii subsp. strangulata cultivar AL8/78 chromosome 4, Aet v6.0, whole genome shotgun sequence contains:
- the LOC109732585 gene encoding uncharacterized protein; its protein translation is MKRQRSSYVDDDDPDGDRRRFYDRGGPPSPPPPRRRPAEYESDEFDRRGGFGGGRFYDHRYRDSPSPRAYGGDRAMHRSESFSGFRREFPKGFRADRDRSRWDASGSGGGGGGSAWRRPGGPWRDPHGLDGHKSAARRQAPSPPTPPRRSPSEPRRRIDGPKGDKLRKHNCGAGEIEEGEVAPDPGTKAPPPPAAAEHQKWVDSGRPDDKGTSKRCELKKVDSPGPRLRVDLRTQAADNLGKEKGKIRDDAAAEAGKVITTQHEKSASDVTGKVASTQHEKSASDVTGKAANTQHEKSASDVTGKAANTQHEKSASDVTGKVTNTQHEKSASDVTEKVCGGDEAASAVDQGGESTSSAMQLEARHEEVVTRQDGANAADVGGQSTSSGILKDATMEEVTTQVETAIAVNDVGKGTSSSTQKESLQDVVMALGETASDDDIVWIGSSSTTLQKVLPKESTDGNINAGGDVGYCASSSILQGAMQEEVKYVDVAANITDAPKEASSFSMLKEAVHEEDTPLSANTINLLGDSKSSVMLEEAMNETVTTKELTANALDIAGKSSSSTMLQEDVMTSLCQESQEIKETEIGNVRDKKIDETTESIASQPVEEGLERYGCENRVALDKTEVVEEKEAAAENEIVAKQVIHVDLEAKLAGTGAFLQPPKDHIKDTEEEGTTLDLIMEKPRAEDKGKGIAFDVLNKAGGGTLAGRGFDIGLQPDTDQKEAWKSTSTTSVKQEDDTLKIGRLDLSLSLSGRLQDPEFKSSVPRPDSLAHGPCSQLSSSSSSFCTNSDGITASVSLTNSQAFVRNPSFSHTQRSLDNCEHSVGSKPLFQGVDQVSNSTGWQVELSSNISTEKGNPTPLLQKVLQNGHLSDNTLVGVNMQNNGLSPVLSTAHNHGSLDAGLGHSRHRRQLTRERSSSSLSRGELQHEEQLVLNGAGVVERVISKIVSDPLNYTGRMLQEMTGNSRAYLREAISEIIINADKRGQIVALQEALKKRSDLNSEILQRCPRVLLEILVAIRTGLPDFLKKSSSIATPDLVDIFLNLKCRNLSCQSVLPVVDCDCKICKQKTGFCSSCMCIVCLKFDTASNTCSWVGCDVCLHWCHTDCGLRHSLIRKGGAGSRAHGTNEMQFHCGACGHPSEMYGFVKEVFRTCAKQWRVEALIRELQYVERIFSASDDARGRRVRDFVKQMLIKLENRGYYSEVIKYVIAFFSDDNPNMGSGPLVPLKGIPCSIAEGINGIPSSSRTATWLPSVTLEGVPFLQKAGVVSTTGNQSMSRKIAETGFQAVNNKPVSDELDSLVRLKQAEANMYQERANEARKEAESLKNIVMVKYARIEEHYATQMTELHINELQERRKQNIEELQVIERSYHQFLSMKTRMKDNIRELLLKMEATKQNLST